One Prolixibacteraceae bacterium DNA segment encodes these proteins:
- a CDS encoding ABC transporter permease, protein MKVILYLIQKEFLQIRRNKAILPIIFAMPIVQMLVLVWATTMELKEVNVGVIDQDHSALSRKLYTKLEGLDCFCLQPLNANGSALDQLHREHLDAVVEIPEHFGRDFESNINVKPQVAINAVNSSNAEMIKGYFESQWHSFESHQRDVGYSVTPADIHFRYWYNPEMDFKYYMAPGILAILISLVGMMLSGMNFVREKEMGTIEQINVTPIKKYQFILGKLIPFMIIGIVDLLLGIGIARLAFGQPIAGNLFTLMFSTAVYLVPLLGISLWVSAVSDKQQQVMFICFFFLLVFILMSGMFTPVESMPQWAQILNYLNPLFYYIRIIRGVLLKGASIIDIQFEIISLFVYGILIFLIATFKYKKVS, encoded by the coding sequence TATTTAATACAGAAAGAGTTTCTTCAAATACGAAGAAACAAAGCAATATTACCGATCATCTTTGCAATGCCTATTGTTCAGATGTTGGTATTGGTGTGGGCAACAACCATGGAGCTAAAAGAGGTAAATGTCGGAGTTATAGACCAGGATCATTCTGCTTTATCTCGTAAATTATATACAAAACTTGAAGGGCTCGATTGTTTCTGCCTTCAGCCCTTAAATGCTAATGGGTCTGCTTTAGATCAGCTTCATCGTGAACATCTTGATGCAGTAGTGGAGATTCCTGAACATTTTGGTCGCGACTTTGAAAGCAATATCAACGTAAAGCCACAGGTAGCCATTAATGCGGTGAATAGTAGTAATGCTGAGATGATTAAAGGATATTTTGAAAGTCAATGGCATAGTTTTGAGAGTCATCAAAGAGATGTGGGGTATTCAGTCACTCCTGCTGATATTCATTTTCGCTATTGGTATAATCCCGAGATGGACTTTAAATACTATATGGCACCGGGGATCTTGGCTATATTGATCTCTTTGGTTGGAATGATGCTTTCGGGGATGAATTTTGTTCGAGAGAAGGAGATGGGAACCATTGAACAAATCAATGTGACTCCAATAAAGAAATATCAATTTATTTTGGGAAAGCTCATTCCATTTATGATTATCGGAATTGTAGATCTTTTACTGGGTATTGGTATTGCTAGATTGGCTTTTGGACAACCTATCGCAGGAAATCTGTTTACTTTGATGTTTAGTACCGCAGTCTATCTCGTTCCTCTATTGGGGATTAGTTTGTGGGTTTCTGCTGTGAGTGACAAGCAACAACAGGTGATGTTTATCTGTTTTTTTTTCCTATTGGTATTCATCTTAATGAGTGGAATGTTTACTCCTGTAGAGAGTATGCCTCAATGGGCACAAATATTAAACTATCTTAATCCTCTATTCTATTACATACGAATAATTCGAGGAGTGTTGTTAAAGGGTGCTTCGATAATAGATATTCAGTTCGAAATTATTTCACTTTTTGTATATGGTATCCTTATCTTCTTGATTGCTACATTCAAGTATAAAAAAGTTTCATAA
- the asnA gene encoding aspartate--ammonia ligase encodes MILTIPEGYQSALTLKETEKAIKFVKDFFQQNLSSELRLRRVTAPLFVMQGTGINDDLNGIERAVSFPVKELGDAKAEVVHSLAKWKRMMLGKYDIPAGYGLYTDMNAIRADEELTNLHSMYVDQWDWEASIRKEDRNLDFLKKMVQKIYGVLLRTEFMVYEYYPAIKPVLPEEITFIHTEDLEKMYPELTPFERETEVAKKFGAVFIIGIGGKLPFSDQRHDGRAPDYDDWSTETLEGKKGLNGDIILWNPTLKRAFEVSSMGIRVDKDALKRQLVEAKQEDREKLMWHQMLLNDEMPLSIGGGIGQSRMCMFFLQKAHIGEVQASIWPDKMIEECTANGITLI; translated from the coding sequence ATGATTCTAACAATTCCAGAGGGATACCAATCCGCTCTAACACTAAAAGAGACAGAGAAAGCAATTAAATTCGTAAAAGATTTCTTTCAACAAAACTTATCTTCAGAACTAAGATTACGCAGAGTGACTGCACCACTCTTTGTGATGCAAGGAACTGGAATCAATGATGATTTAAATGGAATAGAGCGTGCTGTATCATTTCCAGTAAAAGAGTTAGGAGATGCAAAAGCAGAGGTAGTTCACTCTTTGGCTAAATGGAAGAGAATGATGTTGGGAAAATACGATATCCCAGCAGGATATGGTCTTTATACCGATATGAATGCGATTAGAGCAGATGAAGAACTAACAAATCTTCATTCGATGTATGTCGACCAGTGGGATTGGGAAGCATCTATTCGTAAAGAAGATCGTAACCTAGACTTCTTAAAGAAAATGGTACAAAAGATATACGGAGTACTCCTTCGTACTGAGTTTATGGTATATGAATACTATCCTGCAATCAAACCTGTTCTACCAGAAGAGATTACTTTCATCCATACGGAGGATCTAGAAAAGATGTATCCTGAGCTTACTCCTTTTGAGAGAGAGACTGAAGTTGCAAAGAAATTTGGAGCGGTATTTATTATTGGAATCGGTGGCAAACTACCATTTTCAGATCAGAGACATGATGGAAGAGCTCCTGATTATGATGATTGGAGTACTGAAACATTAGAAGGTAAAAAAGGACTTAATGGAGACATTATTCTTTGGAACCCTACACTTAAACGTGCTTTTGAAGTTTCGTCAATGGGTATTCGTGTAGATAAAGATGCTCTTAAACGTCAATTGGTTGAAGCAAAGCAAGAGGATCGTGAAAAGTTAATGTGGCACCAAATGCTTTTAAATGATGAGATGCCTCTTTCTATTGGTGGAGGTATTGGACAATCACGTATGTGTATGTTCTTCCTTCAAAAAGCGCATATCGGAGAAGTCCAAGCTTCTATTTGGCCAGATAAGATGATTGAAGAGTGTACAGCTAATGGTATTACTTTAATCTAG
- a CDS encoding leucine-rich repeat domain-containing protein: MLSRIKSTISFTLFFLLLVTTNALGQNLLGADQKIWEVNKVTIDGVEGINLIKYIGPEIEEISTPSFIGGEKVISICYKNKSLKGLFGQSTFDRNTKIKKISVYGLHMKVIGPYSFAYLENSTIRIQVISTVEEIGKYAFSESNLFKFNFPTSLKVLGSAVFNQCSKLAYISPLPIGVTHIPPFAFDECKQLSVQINSFLHDELVEIGEYAFYNCTSLEGNVVFGPKIQSIKNAAFGGCSLLKGDLILPNSLTELGDYAFWNCKGLDGKLVLSDNIKSIGTDAFCRCNFNGDLVIPAAVTKIGNEAFYECSNLKGTLTFKGDVVAIGDRAFEGSSFTGTLDLPPTLTSLGRYAFYACDGFTGDLKIPDGITTIKQGCFSGCSGLNGSLYLSANLEYIESNAFYSCEGFRNKLLYPESLRFIGKHAFYGCKGFNPGSQLPVRITSIESNCFQGSFLYRKKLVIPEGVRMIAVSAFEYDIWGIGRDITELTLPSTLREIGQKAFWGTSGILKSITLNSENPPIFSDIVGNYYSKEDLKTIKVFSGGAYKKAIVMVPSTALDVYKADPFWGRFKNIQALVATSNTSNKVDKSCQIIWNAPFYKIHSKKAIEYIDYYNVMGQKMQRIYPSDNLILLKKQHQSMGLIRVTYKDGTQNVQKIM, translated from the coding sequence ATGCTATCTAGGATTAAATCAACCATCTCATTTACCCTGTTTTTTCTTCTTTTAGTCACGACCAATGCACTAGGGCAGAATCTTCTTGGTGCGGACCAGAAAATATGGGAAGTAAATAAAGTAACGATTGATGGGGTTGAGGGAATCAACCTCATTAAATACATTGGACCAGAGATTGAAGAGATATCTACCCCCTCCTTTATTGGAGGAGAAAAGGTTATCTCTATCTGTTATAAAAACAAAAGCTTAAAAGGTCTTTTTGGACAGTCCACTTTTGATCGCAATACCAAAATTAAAAAGATTTCTGTTTATGGCCTACATATGAAAGTGATCGGTCCTTATAGTTTTGCGTATCTCGAAAATTCGACAATACGAATCCAAGTGATTAGTACTGTCGAGGAGATTGGGAAATATGCTTTCTCTGAATCCAATCTCTTTAAATTTAATTTTCCTACTAGTTTAAAAGTATTAGGGAGTGCGGTATTTAATCAATGTTCCAAATTAGCTTATATTAGTCCGCTTCCAATTGGAGTAACTCATATCCCTCCATTTGCATTTGATGAATGTAAACAATTAAGTGTTCAAATAAATTCATTTTTACATGATGAATTGGTCGAAATTGGAGAGTATGCTTTTTATAATTGTACTTCTTTAGAAGGAAATGTAGTTTTTGGTCCGAAAATTCAATCGATTAAAAACGCAGCTTTTGGTGGATGTAGCCTATTAAAAGGAGATCTTATATTACCGAATAGTTTAACTGAATTAGGAGATTATGCTTTTTGGAATTGTAAAGGTTTAGATGGGAAGTTAGTGTTATCTGATAACATAAAGTCTATAGGGACTGATGCTTTTTGTAGATGTAATTTTAATGGAGATCTTGTTATTCCTGCTGCTGTTACGAAAATCGGAAATGAAGCTTTTTATGAATGTTCTAATCTTAAAGGTACGCTTACTTTCAAAGGAGATGTGGTTGCAATTGGAGATAGAGCTTTTGAAGGTAGTAGTTTTACCGGAACACTTGATTTGCCTCCAACTTTAACTAGCTTAGGTCGTTATGCCTTTTATGCGTGTGATGGTTTTACTGGAGATTTAAAGATTCCTGATGGAATTACTACAATTAAACAAGGATGTTTTAGTGGATGTTCTGGTTTAAATGGTTCGCTTTATTTGTCTGCCAATTTAGAGTATATTGAATCGAATGCTTTCTATTCTTGTGAAGGGTTTAGGAATAAATTACTTTATCCAGAATCACTTCGTTTTATAGGTAAACATGCATTTTATGGTTGTAAAGGGTTCAATCCAGGGAGTCAGTTGCCTGTAAGAATCACAAGTATTGAGTCTAATTGTTTTCAAGGGTCTTTCCTTTACCGCAAAAAGTTAGTTATTCCCGAAGGAGTTAGAATGATTGCAGTATCAGCATTCGAATATGATATTTGGGGAATTGGTAGAGATATTACTGAGCTTACATTACCTTCTACTTTAAGAGAAATTGGACAGAAAGCGTTTTGGGGAACTTCCGGTATTTTAAAAAGTATCACTTTAAATAGTGAAAACCCTCCCATATTTAGTGATATTGTTGGTAACTACTATTCTAAAGAAGACTTGAAAACTATCAAGGTATTCTCTGGAGGTGCTTATAAAAAAGCAATAGTGATGGTTCCATCGACTGCTTTAGATGTTTACAAAGCGGATCCTTTTTGGGGCAGATTTAAGAATATTCAGGCCTTGGTTGCCACATCTAATACTTCTAATAAAGTGGACAAAAGTTGTCAAATTATTTGGAATGCCCCTTTTTATAAAATCCACTCGAAGAAAGCCATTGAGTATATTGACTACTATAATGTAATGGGACAGAAGATGCAACGTATCTATCCTTCGGATAATTTGATATTATTAAAAAAACAACACCAATCGATGGGACTGATTAGAGTAACTTATAAAGATGGAACACAGAATGTACAAAAGATAATGTAA
- a CDS encoding transposase, which translates to MYTHYDQILNFFDKSSTNTSSESFNTKIEAFRATQRGITDIPFFLYRLTKIYA; encoded by the coding sequence ATCTATACACACTATGATCAAATATTAAATTTCTTTGATAAAAGCAGCACTAATACTTCTTCGGAATCATTTAATACCAAAATAGAAGCTTTTAGGGCTACACAAAGAGGAATAACAGATATCCCTTTTTTCCTATATCGTTTGACTAAGATATATGCTTAG